A region of the Zhihengliuella halotolerans genome:
CTATCCCGACCGTCAGGAGCACCACATCACGGAGGCCGGCCGCGCCGAACTCGCCGCGTGGCTGCAGACCGGGCTCGACCCCGAACCGGTCCGCGAGCCGTTCCTGGCCAGACTCTTCTTCTCCGGCGAGCTCGAGCGGGAGGACGTCTTCCGGATCCTGCGCGCCCGCCGCTCCGAAGTGACGGACCGTCTCGAGGACTACCGCGCGCAGCGGGCTGGCCTCGGCGACGTCTCGGGCTTCGACCGCCGAGCCTTCTTGATGGCGGCCACGCTGGAGCGCGAGGTCAGCCGGACCGAGGCCGAGCTCAAATGGCTGCGCAGCGTCGAGAGGAGCATGCCGTGAGCGAGAAATCCGACCGCGTCGAGGGTGAGCACGCGGACTACCCGGAGGTGCACGCCTCGCGGCGTCCCCGCCCGGATGGGGAGCGGACGCAGACCCTCGTCTTCCT
Encoded here:
- a CDS encoding PadR family transcriptional regulator — encoded protein: MILARLILGLLTLAPMTGYDLKKHFDSSINHFWNADKAQIYRTLNKLVDDGLAVVRVVAQENYPDRQEHHITEAGRAELAAWLQTGLDPEPVREPFLARLFFSGELEREDVFRILRARRSEVTDRLEDYRAQRAGLGDVSGFDRRAFLMAATLEREVSRTEAELKWLRSVERSMP